A part of Periplaneta americana isolate PAMFEO1 chromosome 17, P.americana_PAMFEO1_priV1, whole genome shotgun sequence genomic DNA contains:
- the LOC138692980 gene encoding ankyrin repeat domain-containing protein 39-like isoform X1: MMAKPNPIPELKQRVKTLEGQVRLLLPLIEEVRLLKERMDSWSLHGLEARKEEEKVGSSNDFKELQERLNLKDRELRQTQAELEKLKEESERKEAELRHLKQKFEEQQLRLQQEEEHRAAAEVRADLDETDSEGRTQLHRAAERGDTHTVQLLLDTGSLVNAVDLHSYTPLYLAAREGHQGACRALLAAGARMDVKTRLAGCTALHGAAWYGQRAVCQLLLTAGARPSEPDDRDQWTALHWAACKGHAPVVQLLLQYGAERRARDKKGRTALDLARDNRHPEVADMLED, translated from the exons ATGATGGCAAAACCCAACCCAATCCCTGAGCTCAAACAGCGGGTGAAGACCCTGGAGGGACAGGTACGTCTGCTGCTTCCTCTCATAGAGGAGGTAAGGCTCCTCAAAGAGAGGATGGACTCGTGGTCCCTGCATGGCCTGGAGGCAaggaaggaagaggaaaaagtagGGAGCAGCAACGACTTTAAGGAGCTGCAGGAGAGATTGAATCTGAAAGACAGGGAATTGAGGCAGACGCAAGCTGAACTGGAAAAGCTGAAAGAAGAATCGGAAAGG AAGGAAGCAGAACTGAGACACTTGAAGCAGAAATTTGAAGAACAGCAGTTACGGCTCCAACAGGAGGAA GAGCACAGAGCTGCAGCTGAGGTCAGGGCCGACCTAGATGAGACAGACAGCGAAGGCAGGACTCAGCTACACCGGGCAGCGGAGCGGGGGGACACACACACGGTGCAGCTGCTCCTAGACACAGGCAGCCTAGTGAACGCCGTGGATCTTCACAGCTACACGCCCTTGTACCTAGCAGCACGTGAAGGCCACCAGGGTGCATGCAGGGCACTGCTGGCTGCCGGGGCGCGGATGGACGTGAAGACACGATTAGCTGGCTGCACTGCTCTGCATGGGGCAGCATGGTATGGACAACGTGCAGTGTGTCAGCTGCTGCTGACAGCTGGGGCGCGGCCCAGTGAGCCTGATGACAGAGACCAGTGGACTGCACTACACTGGGCAGCATGTAAAGGTCACGCCCCAGTGGTGCAACTGTTGTTGCAGTATGGTGCTGAGAGGAGGGCGAGGGATAAGAAGGGACGGACGGCCCTGGACTTGGCGCGTGACAACAGGCACCCAGAAGTGGCGGATATGCTGGAGGACTGA
- the LOC138692980 gene encoding ankyrin repeat domain-containing protein 39-like isoform X2 — protein sequence MMAKPNPIPELKQRVKTLEGQVRLLLPLIEEVRLLKERMDSWSLHGLEARKEEEKVGSSNDFKELQERLNLKDRELRQTQAELEKLKEESEREHRAAAEVRADLDETDSEGRTQLHRAAERGDTHTVQLLLDTGSLVNAVDLHSYTPLYLAAREGHQGACRALLAAGARMDVKTRLAGCTALHGAAWYGQRAVCQLLLTAGARPSEPDDRDQWTALHWAACKGHAPVVQLLLQYGAERRARDKKGRTALDLARDNRHPEVADMLED from the exons ATGATGGCAAAACCCAACCCAATCCCTGAGCTCAAACAGCGGGTGAAGACCCTGGAGGGACAGGTACGTCTGCTGCTTCCTCTCATAGAGGAGGTAAGGCTCCTCAAAGAGAGGATGGACTCGTGGTCCCTGCATGGCCTGGAGGCAaggaaggaagaggaaaaagtagGGAGCAGCAACGACTTTAAGGAGCTGCAGGAGAGATTGAATCTGAAAGACAGGGAATTGAGGCAGACGCAAGCTGAACTGGAAAAGCTGAAAGAAGAATCGGAAAGG GAGCACAGAGCTGCAGCTGAGGTCAGGGCCGACCTAGATGAGACAGACAGCGAAGGCAGGACTCAGCTACACCGGGCAGCGGAGCGGGGGGACACACACACGGTGCAGCTGCTCCTAGACACAGGCAGCCTAGTGAACGCCGTGGATCTTCACAGCTACACGCCCTTGTACCTAGCAGCACGTGAAGGCCACCAGGGTGCATGCAGGGCACTGCTGGCTGCCGGGGCGCGGATGGACGTGAAGACACGATTAGCTGGCTGCACTGCTCTGCATGGGGCAGCATGGTATGGACAACGTGCAGTGTGTCAGCTGCTGCTGACAGCTGGGGCGCGGCCCAGTGAGCCTGATGACAGAGACCAGTGGACTGCACTACACTGGGCAGCATGTAAAGGTCACGCCCCAGTGGTGCAACTGTTGTTGCAGTATGGTGCTGAGAGGAGGGCGAGGGATAAGAAGGGACGGACGGCCCTGGACTTGGCGCGTGACAACAGGCACCCAGAAGTGGCGGATATGCTGGAGGACTGA